A single genomic interval of Helicoverpa armigera isolate CAAS_96S chromosome 13, ASM3070526v1, whole genome shotgun sequence harbors:
- the LOC110370716 gene encoding large ribosomal subunit protein mL46, which produces MLFKTFVQSEVNLCRRLLTRGLSTSPSCLSSWDIVTGVCVERLPVVTPPLNEMQKKYKDLLNTLEIEKSMKSAHEIRHEQDKVQAELLKNESADVDIDAVSKITAQDFEDAANEELAQFQFASIETDADKKGDKTSTERCLQRHLVLVTPIKLGSDVKTLLPQGLWKEGETLRQTAERIVKEHCGPELKVQFLSNAPCGFYKYKYPSEVNGKIGAKVFFYYANYKSGKPTKTKADWLTRNELDQILPDRYNKSVKEFLIEEAH; this is translated from the exons atgttatttaaaacatttgttcaGTCAGAGGTCAATCTGTGTCGCAGACTTTTAACTAGAG GTCTTAGTACCAGCCCCAGTTGCCTCTCATCATGGGATATTGTCACGGGAGTATGTGTCGAGAGACTGCCCGTAGTGACTCCACCATTGAACGAGATGCAGAAGAAATACAAAGATTTGTTGAACACCCTGGAAATAGAGAAGAGTATGAAGTCTGCCCATGAGATTAGACATGAACAAGACAA GGTGCAAGCTGAGCTGCTAAAAAATGAGTCTGCTGACGTGGACATTGATGCAGTGAGCAAAATCACAGCACAGGACTTTGAAGACGCTGCCAATGAGGAGCTGGCACAGTTTCAATTTGCCAGTATAGAGACAG atgcTGACAAGAAAGGCGACAAAACATCCACAGAGAGATGCCTTCAGAGGCACTTGGTATTAGTGACACCAATAAAACTGGGATCAGATGTAAAAACATTATTGCCTCAGGGATTGTGGAAGGAAGGAGAAACTCTAAGACag actGCAGAAAGGATAGTAAAGGAGCATTGTGGTCCAGAGTTAAAAGTACAATTTTTGTCAAACGCACCATGTGGCTTCTACAAGTACAAATATCCTTCAGAGGTCAATGGAAAGATAGGGGCTAAA GTATTCTTCTACTACGCTAACTATAAGAGCGGCAAGCCAACCAAGACTAAAGCGGACTGGTTAACCCGTAACGAACTGGATCAGATACTGCCTGACAGATATAACAAATCTGTGAAAGAGTTTCTAATAGAAGAAGCGCATTGA